ATCGTTGCCGCCATTGAAAAAAATGACATAGTCGGGCTTATAATCAAGAATCTCGTGGACGACACGGGCCAGTTCCATTCCGGAATTGGAGCTGACCACGCCGAAATTGAATACTTCGACATTTTTTGCGCCCATTTCATGGAAGCGTTGTTCAACCAGCTCGGCAATCGGAGGCTCCCCGTCATAGGCTGTGGATCCCCCGAGAAAGAAGATGCGATAACTGCCGGGCCGTGCCTGGGTTGGAGATTTTCCGCGGTATCCGAGATCGTTGTGCCCTCCGCCCGGCTTGCCCTTGAACATGATGAACGGCTCCGGGTGTCTTGTCTGCTCCACGGGAAACATGCGCTCGAAGGGGGATCGGCTGTCGATAAAAAAGGTGCTGAGCCAGTCAATCAGGATCAAGCCAACGGCAAGTGTCACGACAAGAAGGAATCCGTTGAGCATCCCTTCCCGCAATCGGTTTCCGGAAGAGGGCGTTGACATGCCCTTTTTCCCCTCCCCATTCTGATCCCCCGTCATTCCGATACCTCCTTGGCGGATATTCTCTTCTGGATCGTTTTTGCCGGCATCCCTGCAACCACCGTGCAGGGTTCGACGTCGGACGAAACGACTGCTCCCGCGGCCACAACGGCACCACGGCCGATGTTTACCCCCTTGAGAATTACAGCATGGGCGCCGATCCAGACATCATCCCCGATCGTAACCGGCGAAAGGACATGGTCCATGGATGACATGGGTATCTCCAGCCGGCCGAGATCATGATCCGAAGAGACAATGACGGCGAAGGGGCCAATCATGACTCCATCACCGATTGTAATGCCTCCCCTTCCGTCAAGCAGTGCACCCGTGTTCACGGAAAACCGGTTTCCTGCGGAGATGCCGTACGTGTGGGTGAAGTATACCCCCGGGTAGATCAGGGGGAACGAAGGCAGCCTCTTGAACAGGAGGCGGTAGAAGGCATAACGGATGGCCATCCCCTCCAGGGAAGGCAGGTTGCGGATCAGCCAGCCTGCGTATTCCTCGCACCACAGGTGAAGCGCATGAGAACCGTATTTTTTCAGAAACCGGCTGATTGGATTGCTACTCTTTTCCATCATCGTTCCCCTGTCCCTGTTTTTTCCCATCGACTCGCTGGAGGATGATCCGGGCAAACATGGCAACGGCCGGCCGGATCGGCTTAAGGATTCCCTCCAGGGAACGCCACAGCGGAAATGCCCAACCGGGCTGGAGGCTCCTCAAGGAGACACCCCCGGACAGGAGGTATTGCAGGGGCATCATCGGATCGACAGCCTCGATCCGGAGTTTCGGAAACTCCATTTCGAAGCGGCCCCTGTCCCGGCTGAATACAATCCAGGGTAGAGCCGAGTTGGCTCCCGACAGGGGCCCCACAGGCGGGAATTCCCATGACGCTGCCTCCGGTTCGAAGGGTTCGTGGTGGAGATGTTTATAGACAAACCGTGACCAGGGCGTCACCCACGGTTCGATCATGATGATCGCCCCGCCGGGACGAAGGCAACGGCCAGCCTCGCGGAGAAAGGACCTTGGACGGGGGATATGATGAAAAACATCTGTCATGACCAGCGCGCGAAGCGAGGCTTCGGCGAACGGCAGGGAGCAACCGTCCAGGACGATATCAACATGAGAACAGGGAAGGATTTCCGATTTCACAACACCGGGAATCACCTCTTCCAGATAACCGGCTCCCGATCCCAGCTCGACGACCTCGCCTTTGATGTCCGGGAGATTTTCCCGGATGCTTTCATACCATTCGCGGTATAACCGGCTCAGAAACGGTTTCTCCCGGATGATCCGCCGCCGGATTTCCGTCATGGCCGGATTGTCGATATCCAGGCCGCGAGCCAGAGGATGGCACAACAGTTTCTTGATCATCCGGCATACCGTAATCAGATGAATTTGATTCTTCGGGCGGCGAAAGCAACCATCTTGAGCAGAAGCCAACCGTGACTCCAGCGCTGGATCTGGGTGCTGCCGTAGGTCCGCTCGCGATATCGCACCGGAAGATCGACGATCTTCAGGTTCAACTTTGCCGCCCCAAAAATCAGGTCAAAATCCCCAAACGGATCGAAGTCGCCGAAATAAGATCGATTTTCTTCGATGTGCCGGTAATCCTCCCGCCACATAACCTTGGTTCCACAGAGGGTGTCCTTGATGGACTGTCCAAGAAGCCATGAAAAGGCCATGCTGAAAAATTTGTTCCCCAGGAGATTGAAAAAGCGCATTGCCCGATGTTCCATGGGATAGACGAGTCGAACTCCATTGACGAATTCAGCTTTTCCCGATGTCAGGGCGGCGAGGAAACGGGGCAGGTCCTCAGGTGGAACCGTCAGGTCCGCGTCCAGAATCATCAGAACATCACCGGTCGCTTTCGAAAAACCGAGGCGGACGGCATCGCCCTTTCCTTTCCCTGTCTGCCGGAAAAGAAGACAGCGGCGCTCCGGGTGCTCGGTGATGGCTTTCTCGATTGCCTCGTAGGTTTCGTCCTGGGAATGGCCCTCCACGAACACAAGCTCGGTGCCCCGGCCCATTTCCGGCACCTGTGCGAAGATTCGGGGGATGTTCCCCGCTTCGTTTCTGGCAGGGACGAGAACCGAAACCAGCGGAGGCGGTGCATCCGCTGCCTCAGTTTTCGGACTTGGACGCGCAACGATGTAATTCGTGAGGGCAAACCACCGAAAAGGCCAGACCCTGACGGCATAGCGGTTCAGGAGTGAGGAAAGCAAGGGGATACGAACCGGCAGGAGGATTTCCGGCCAGGCGCGGATCACCTCGAAGCCGGTCAGATACAGCAGGTTGGTCACATCATCCACGGTCAGCCAGTTCTGAGGCAGTGTCGGCGTGGCCATGCCCAGTTTCTGGGCCTGTTCAAGAGGCTTTTCCCAGAGGTGGCTGTAGAGGTTCAGCAGGATTCTGGTCCGGAGATGGCAGAACTTCTGCATTTCCTCGAATACCTTCTGAACGTCCCAGAGGTCGTTCAGGATGTCGGAGAGAATGATGACATCGAACGTCTCATCGAGTTCGAGGTGATGGATATCCTGGCAGATGAAATGAATGTCAGGATGGTGTTGTCTTCCTCGTTCGATCATGGCAGCGGAAAAGTCGACCCCGACACCGCGGGAAGGCTTCAGGGAGGCCAGCAGATCCCCCTGCCCGCAGCCCAGTTCGAGAACCCTTCGTCCTTTCGGAACGAGGAATCGATATGTCCGCTTCAGATAACTCCGGTAGGTGCTTCCCCACTCCTTTCCGCGCTTATCCCTGCGGGCAACCGCATCCCAGTGCTCGGTTCGGGTTCGAGAGAAATGCGTGCCGCTCTGTCTTGCCTGGATGAATTCATTCGTTTCCGGGGAGGCCATCGCTACGGTCACTCCTTTTGGGAATCGGGGGAACCCCGCCGTTCCAGAATCCCGACATGGTCGTCCTCGTAGACGAGCCGAAACGGTCCATCTTCGCCCTGGAACAGTGTGGAGAATACTTCCCGGGCTTCCCGCAGATCACTTTCCCGGAAGGATGGATTCGTAACGAATGAACCGTCACGGAAAGACGTTCCCGGCGCCTTCCAGATCCAGCGACCCGTCATGTTTTTGTTGATAAGAACAACCAGGGGTTTTTCGCGCAGGATCGATTCCTGTTTGATGCCCCACTCTATATGCGAATTCCTGAATTTCGGGGGAA
This DNA window, taken from Syntrophales bacterium, encodes the following:
- a CDS encoding methyltransferase domain-containing protein; the encoded protein is MIKKLLCHPLARGLDIDNPAMTEIRRRIIREKPFLSRLYREWYESIRENLPDIKGEVVELGSGAGYLEEVIPGVVKSEILPCSHVDIVLDGCSLPFAEASLRALVMTDVFHHIPRPRSFLREAGRCLRPGGAIIMIEPWVTPWSRFVYKHLHHEPFEPEAASWEFPPVGPLSGANSALPWIVFSRDRGRFEMEFPKLRIEAVDPMMPLQYLLSGGVSLRSLQPGWAFPLWRSLEGILKPIRPAVAMFARIILQRVDGKKQGQGNDDGKE
- a CDS encoding glycosyltransferase, with amino-acid sequence MASPETNEFIQARQSGTHFSRTRTEHWDAVARRDKRGKEWGSTYRSYLKRTYRFLVPKGRRVLELGCGQGDLLASLKPSRGVGVDFSAAMIERGRQHHPDIHFICQDIHHLELDETFDVIILSDILNDLWDVQKVFEEMQKFCHLRTRILLNLYSHLWEKPLEQAQKLGMATPTLPQNWLTVDDVTNLLYLTGFEVIRAWPEILLPVRIPLLSSLLNRYAVRVWPFRWFALTNYIVARPSPKTEAADAPPPLVSVLVPARNEAGNIPRIFAQVPEMGRGTELVFVEGHSQDETYEAIEKAITEHPERRCLLFRQTGKGKGDAVRLGFSKATGDVLMILDADLTVPPEDLPRFLAALTSGKAEFVNGVRLVYPMEHRAMRFFNLLGNKFFSMAFSWLLGQSIKDTLCGTKVMWREDYRHIEENRSYFGDFDPFGDFDLIFGAAKLNLKIVDLPVRYRERTYGSTQIQRWSHGWLLLKMVAFAARRIKFI